The Coffea eugenioides isolate CCC68of chromosome 8, Ceug_1.0, whole genome shotgun sequence genome has a segment encoding these proteins:
- the LOC113779857 gene encoding pleiotropic drug resistance protein 1-like isoform X7, whose product MESSHAYRLSSLRSSNSNIWSNTAIEIFSKSTREEDDEEALKWASIERLPTYLRIRRGILTQEEGQTSEIDVKHLKPAERKYILNRVMNEEDDNEEFLLKLKERIARVGIEFPTIEVRFEHLNVEAQAYVGSRALPTIFNFTFNILEGFLSSLHILPNKKRPFPILHDVSGNLKPGRLTLLLGPPSSGKTTMLLALAGRLPSDLKVSGNVTYNGHEMKEFVPERASAYISQHDLHLGELTVRETLAFSARCQGVGSRHDMLVEISRREKEANIKPDSDLDTFLKALVLEGQETSVVTDYIIKILGLEFCADTMVGDEMIRGISGGQKKRVTTGEMMVGPARVFLMDEISTGLDSSTTFQIVNSIKHSIHILHGTAVISLLQPAPETFDLFDDIILLADGHIVYQGPREYVLEFFESMGFKCPERKGVADFLQEVTSNKDQEQYWAHRDEPYTYVSVKNFSEAFQSFHVGRNLGTELAVPFDKSKSHPAALTTEKFGVSKKELLKACISREFLLMKRNSFVYAFQLLKIFLMALITMTVFLRTKMHKETTNDGQIFMGALFFTTVMIMFNGFAELAFTILKLPVFYKQRDLLLFPAWAYALPTWILKIPFTLLESGVWVAMTYYVTGYDSNVGRFFRQYLVLIFIGQMASGLFRLMASLGRNMVIANTFGSFVLVAFLALGGYVLSHDKIKKWWIWGYWISPMTYAENAISVNEFLGNSWRHLSAGSGKPLGVSVLKARGIFVEGRWYWIGAAALFGYILLFNILYTLALTFLEPLEKAQAVLSEETLAERSSIKTDDARRNVSSRSMSSRVASISEDEPERKPGMVLPFEPFAITFDDIRYAVDMPQEMKAQGLTEDRLELLKGVSGSFRPGVLTALMGVSGAGKTTLMDVLAGRKTGGYIEGTITISGYPKKQDTFARIAGYCEQNDIHSPHVTVYESLQYSAWLRLPAEADAATRKMFVEEVMELVELTSLKEALVGLPGVNGLSTEQRKRLTIAVELVANPSIIFMDEPTSGLDARAAAIVMRTVRNTVDTGRTVVCTIHQPSIDIFDAFDELVLLKRGGEEIFVGPLGRHCVDLIRYFEAVDGIDKIRDGYNPATWMLEVSSIAQETALGVNFPQIYKGSELYRRNKALIKELSTPAPGSKELYFRTRYSQPFFIQFMACLWKQHLSYWRNPHYTAVRLLFTTIIALMFGTIYWKLGSKRERLQDLLNAMGSMYSAVLFMGIQNATSVQPVVAIERTVFYRERAAGMYAALAYAFGQVVVELPYLLVQTVIYGVLVYAMIGFEWTAAKFFWYLFFMYFTLWYFTAYGMMTVAVTPNQNIAAIVSSSFYSIWNLFSGFIVPKPRIPVWWRWYYYISPVAWTLYGLVASQFGDIKEEMIDTNQTVKDFIRSYFGFKHDFLGFAALIIVAFATSFTFIFALSIKMFNFQKR is encoded by the exons atggagagttctcaTGCTTACAGACTTAGCAGTCTCCGGTCCAGTAATTCCAACATATGGAGCAACACTGCAATCGAAATCTTTTCAAAGTCTACTCGCGAAGAAGACGACGAAGAAGCATTAAAATGGGCTTCTATAGAGAGGCTTCCCACTTATCTTCGCATAAGAAGAGGTATCCTTACTCAAGAAGAAGGCCAGACAAGTGAGATTGATGTCAAACATCTAAAACCAGCTGAGAGGAAATACATTCTGAATCGAGTAATGAACGAAGAGGATGATAACGAGGAGTTCCTATTGAAGCTCAAGGAACGCATTGCAAG AGTTGGCATTGAGTTTCCCACAATTGAAGTCCGATTTGAGCATTTGAATGTTGAAGCACAGGCTTATGTTGGCAGTAGGGCATTGCCAACAATATTCAACTTCACCTTCAACATACTAGAG GGTTTCTTGAGCTCTCTTCATATTCTTCCAAATAAGAAAAGACCATTTCCAATTCTTCATGATGTCAGCGGAAATCTCAAGCCTGGAAG ACTAACGCTACTTTTAGGACCACCAAGTTCCGGTAAAACCACCATGCTGTTAGCATTGGCTGGAAGACTTCCTTCTGATCTTAAA GTTTCTGGGAATGTTACATACAATGGCCATGAGATGAAAGAATTTGTACCCGAAAGGGCATCAGCTTATATTAGTCAACATGATCTTCATTTGGGTGAACTTACAGTGAGAGAAACACTAGCTTTTTCAGCAAGATGTCAAGGCGTTGGATCTCGTCATG ATATGCTGGTGGAAATATCAAGGAGAGAGAAGGAAGCAAACATTAAGCCAGACTCTGATCTTGATACTTTTTTGAAG GCCCTGGTGCTTGAAGGACAGGAGACAAGTGTTGTAACAGATTACATAATCAAG ATTTTAGGACTGGAGTTCTGTGCTGATACCATGGTTGGGGATGAAATGATACGTGGGATTTCTGGAGGACAGAAAAAGCGGGTAACAACAG GGGAGATGATGGTTGGGCCAGCAAGAGTATTTCTTATGGATGAGATATCAACTGGTCTGGACAGTTCGACAACCTTTCAGATTGTTAATTCAATTAAGCACTCAATCCATATCCTTCATGGAACTGCTGTTATATCACTATTGCAACCGGCACCAGAAACTTTTGATCTATTCGATGACATAATTCTTCTTGCTGATGGTCATATTGTGTATCAAGGTCCACGAGAATATGTGTTGGAATTCTTTGAATCCATGGGTTTCAAATGTCCCGAAAGAAAAGGAGTTGCTGACTTCTTACAAGAA GTGACATCAAATAAAGATCAAGAGCAGTACTGGGCACATAGAGATGAACCTTATACTTATGTTTCTGTCAAGAATTTTTCTGAagcatttcaatcatttcatGTTGGAAGGAATCTAGGAACTGAGCTTGCTGTTCCTTTTGACAAATCCAAGAGTCATCCTGCTGCATTAACCACAGAGAAGTTTGGCGTTAGCAAAAAGGAACTTCTGAAAGCTTGCATATCGAGAGAATTTCTTCTTATGAAAAGGAACTCATTTGTCTATGCATTTCAATTGCTAAAA ATATTCTTGATGGCTCTGATAACAATGACAGTGTTTCTGCGAACTAAGATGCACAAGGAAACTACAAATGATGGTCAGATTTTCATGGGGGCTCTGTTTTTTACAACAGTCATGATCATGTTCAATGGATTCGCAGAGCTTGCTTTTACGATTTTGAAGCTTCCTGTCTTTTACAAACAACGCGACCTTCTTCTCTTCCCTGCATGGGCATATGCGCTGCCTACATGGATACTGAAGATCCCATTCACGCTGTTAGAGAGTGGAGTTTGGGTTGCTATGACATACTATGTAACTGGATATGATTCAAATGTTGGAAG GTTTTTCAGACAGTACCTTGTGCTCATATTTATTGGCCAGATGGCGTCAGGGCTATTTCGCCTTATGGCGTCATTGGGAAGGAATATGGTCATTGCAAACACATTTGGATCATTTGTATTGGTCGCATTTCTAGCATTGGGGGGATATGTTTTGTCTCATG ataaaattaaaaaatggtgGATTTGGGGATACTGGATTTCCCCTATGACGTATGCAGAGAATGCTATTTCTGTTAACGAGTTCCTGGGGAATAGTTGGAGACAT TTGTCTGCTGGATCAGGAAAACCCTTAGGAGTTTCAGTTTTGAAGGCTCGAGGCATTTTTGTGGAGGGCCGCTGGTACTGGATTGGAGCTGCTGCTCTGTTTGGATATATACTTCTGTTCAATATCTTGTATACTTTGGCTTTAACTTTCCTGGAAC CACTTGAGAAGGCCCAGGCAGTTTTATCTGAAGAAACTTTGGCAGAGAGGAGCTCGATCAAGACAG ATGATGCCCGGAGAAATGTATCATCGCGATCTATGTCATCTAGAGTGGCCAGCATTAGTGAAGATGAGCCAGAACGAAAACCAGGGATGGTCCTACCATTTGAGCCTTTTGCAATCACTTTTGACGACATAAGATATGCGGTAGACATGCCACAG GAAATGAAAGCGCAAGGACTTACTGAGGACAGACTTGAACTTTTAAAAGGTGTGAGTGGCTCTTTTAGGCCAGGGGTCTTGACAGCTCTGATGGGCGTTAGCGGGGCTGGTAAGACAACTCTGATGGATGTCTTGGCTGGTAGAAAAACAGGTGGTTATATTGAAGGAACAATCACCATATCAGGGTACCCAAAGAAGCAAGACACTTTTGCCCGTATAGCAGGATACTGTGAACAAAATGATATTCATTCACCTCATGTAACCGTATACGAGTCTTTGCAGTATTCTGCTTGGCTTCGGCTGCCCGCTGAAGCGGATGCTGCAACCAGAAAG ATGTTCGTTGAAGAAGTTATGGAACTTGTCGAGCTTACCTCATTGAAAGAGGCACTTGTTGGATTGCCTGGAGTGAATGGACTTTCAACTGAGCAGCGCAAGAGGCTGACAATTGCAGTTGAGCTTGTAGCTAATCCCTCAATTATATTCATGGATGAACCGACCTCTGGACTTGATGCCAGGGCTGCTGCCATAGTTATGAGAACAGTGAGAAACACAGTGGATACAGGTCGAACAGTAGTCTGCACCATCCATCAACCAAGCATTGATATATTTGATGCTTTTGATGAG CTGGTTCTTTTAAAACGTGGAGGCGAAGAGATATTTGTTGGTCCCTTGGGCCGCCATTGTGTAGATCTCATACGGTACTTTGAG GCCGTTGATGGAATAGACAAAATTAGAGATGGTTACAATCCTGCAACTTGGATGCTGGAAGTGTCTTCAATTGCACAAGAAACAGCTCTTGGAGTTAATTTCCCACAAATATATAAAGGCTCAGAACTTTATAG GAGAAACAAAGCACTAATCAAAGAACTAAGCACACCTGCTCCAGGCTCCAAAGAGTTGTACTTTCGCACTCGTTACTCTCAGCCATTCTTCATCCAGTTCATGGCTTGCTTATGGAAACAGCACTTGTCCTATTGGCGAAACCCACATTATACTGCAGTAAGACTGTTGTTTACAACAATTATAGCTTTGATGTTTGGAACAATATACTGGAAGCTCGGCTCCAAAAG GGAAAGGCTCCAGGATCTACTTAACGCCATGGGTTCTATGTATTCTGCTGTTTTATTTATGGGTATACAAAATGCAACGTCAGTTCAGCCTGTTGTTGCCATAGAGAGGACAGTATTCTACAGGGAAAGAGCAGCCGGAATGTATGCAGCTTTAGCATATGCTTTTGGACAG GTTGTTGTCGAGCTTCCTTACCTTCTGGTTCAGACAGTCATCTATGGAGTCCTAGTATATGCAATGATCGGATTCGAATGGACTGCTGCCAAGTTCTTTTGGTACTTATTCTTCATGTATTTTACCTTGTGGTACTTCACAGCTTATGGGATGATGACAGTGGCAGTTACACCAAACCAAAACATTGCTGCCATAGTTTCATCCTCATTTTACTCAATATGGAACCTTTTTTCAGGATTCATTGTTCCAAAGCCG AGAATTCCAGTTTGGTGGAGGTGGTATTATTACATCTCCCCTGTTGCTTGGACATTGTATGGTTTAGTTGCTTCACAGTTTGGAGACATAAAGGAAGAGATGATTGACACAAATCAAACAGTCAAAGACTTCATAAGAAGTTATTTTGGATTTAAGCATGATTTCCTGGGATTTGCGGCCCTCATAATAGTTGCATTTGCAACCAGTTTCACCTTCATCTTTGCCTTGTCAATCAAGATGTTTAACTTCCAGAAAAGATAA
- the LOC113779857 gene encoding pleiotropic drug resistance protein 1-like isoform X8, protein MESSHAYRLSSLRSSNSNIWSNTAIEIFSKSTREEDDEEALKWASIERLPTYLRIRRGILTQEEGQTSEIDVKHLKPAERKYILNRVMNEEDDNEEFLLKLKERIARVGIEFPTIEVRFEHLNVEAQAYVGSRALPTIFNFTFNILEGFLSSLHILPNKKRPFPILHDVSGNLKPGRLTLLLGPPSSGKTTMLLALAGRLPSDLKVSGNVTYNGHEMKEFVPERASAYISQHDLHLGELTVRETLAFSARCQGVGSRHDMLVEISRREKEANIKPDSDLDTFLKALVLEGQETSVVTDYIIKILGLEFCADTMVGDEMIRGISGGQKKRVTTGEMMVGPARVFLMDEISTGLDSSTTFQIVNSIKHSIHILHGTAVISLLQPAPETFDLFDDIILLADGHIVYQGPREYVLEFFESMGFKCPERKGVADFLQEVTSNKDQEQYWAHRDEPYTYVSVKNFSEAFQSFHVGRNLGTELAVPFDKSKSHPAALTTEKFGVSKKELLKACISREFLLMKRNSFVYAFQLLKIFLMALITMTVFLRTKMHKETTNDGQIFMGALFFTTVMIMFNGFAELAFTILKLPVFYKQRDLLLFPAWAYALPTWILKIPFTLLESGVWVAMTYYVTGYDSNVGRFFRQYLVLIFIGQMASGLFRLMASLGRNMVIANTFGSFVLVAFLALGGYVLSHDKIKKWWIWGYWISPMTYAENAISVNEFLGNSWRHLSAGSGKPLGVSVLKARGIFVEGRWYWIGAAALFGYILLFNILYTLALTFLEPLEKAQAVLSEETLAERSSIKTGEIVDLSSGKVASISEDEPERKPGMVLPFEPFAITFDDIRYAVDMPQEMKAQGLTEDRLELLKGVSGSFRPGVLTALMGVSGAGKTTLMDVLAGRKTGGYIEGTITISGYPKKQDTFARIAGYCEQNDIHSPHVTVYESLQYSAWLRLPAEADAATRKMFVEEVMELVELTSLKEALVGLPGVNGLSTEQRKRLTIAVELVANPSIIFMDEPTSGLDARAAAIVMRTVRNTVDTGRTVVCTIHQPSIDIFDAFDELVLLKRGGEEIFVGPLGRHCVDLIRYFEAVDGIDKIRDGYNPATWMLEVSSIAQETALGVNFPQIYKGSELYRRNKALIKELSTPAPGSKELYFRTRYSQPFFIQFMACLWKQHLSYWRNPHYTAVRLLFTTIIALMFGTIYWKLGSKRERLQDLLNAMGSMYSAVLFMGIQNATSVQPVVAIERTVFYRERAAGMYAALAYAFGQVVVELPYLLVQTVIYGVLVYAMIGFEWTAAKFFWYLFFMYFTLWYFTAYGMMTVAVTPNQNIAAIVSSSFYSIWNLFSGFIVPKPRIPVWWRWYYYISPVAWTLYGLVASQFGDIKEEMIDTNQTVKDFIRSYFGFKHDFLGFAALIIVAFATSFTFIFALSIKMFNFQKR, encoded by the exons atggagagttctcaTGCTTACAGACTTAGCAGTCTCCGGTCCAGTAATTCCAACATATGGAGCAACACTGCAATCGAAATCTTTTCAAAGTCTACTCGCGAAGAAGACGACGAAGAAGCATTAAAATGGGCTTCTATAGAGAGGCTTCCCACTTATCTTCGCATAAGAAGAGGTATCCTTACTCAAGAAGAAGGCCAGACAAGTGAGATTGATGTCAAACATCTAAAACCAGCTGAGAGGAAATACATTCTGAATCGAGTAATGAACGAAGAGGATGATAACGAGGAGTTCCTATTGAAGCTCAAGGAACGCATTGCAAG AGTTGGCATTGAGTTTCCCACAATTGAAGTCCGATTTGAGCATTTGAATGTTGAAGCACAGGCTTATGTTGGCAGTAGGGCATTGCCAACAATATTCAACTTCACCTTCAACATACTAGAG GGTTTCTTGAGCTCTCTTCATATTCTTCCAAATAAGAAAAGACCATTTCCAATTCTTCATGATGTCAGCGGAAATCTCAAGCCTGGAAG ACTAACGCTACTTTTAGGACCACCAAGTTCCGGTAAAACCACCATGCTGTTAGCATTGGCTGGAAGACTTCCTTCTGATCTTAAA GTTTCTGGGAATGTTACATACAATGGCCATGAGATGAAAGAATTTGTACCCGAAAGGGCATCAGCTTATATTAGTCAACATGATCTTCATTTGGGTGAACTTACAGTGAGAGAAACACTAGCTTTTTCAGCAAGATGTCAAGGCGTTGGATCTCGTCATG ATATGCTGGTGGAAATATCAAGGAGAGAGAAGGAAGCAAACATTAAGCCAGACTCTGATCTTGATACTTTTTTGAAG GCCCTGGTGCTTGAAGGACAGGAGACAAGTGTTGTAACAGATTACATAATCAAG ATTTTAGGACTGGAGTTCTGTGCTGATACCATGGTTGGGGATGAAATGATACGTGGGATTTCTGGAGGACAGAAAAAGCGGGTAACAACAG GGGAGATGATGGTTGGGCCAGCAAGAGTATTTCTTATGGATGAGATATCAACTGGTCTGGACAGTTCGACAACCTTTCAGATTGTTAATTCAATTAAGCACTCAATCCATATCCTTCATGGAACTGCTGTTATATCACTATTGCAACCGGCACCAGAAACTTTTGATCTATTCGATGACATAATTCTTCTTGCTGATGGTCATATTGTGTATCAAGGTCCACGAGAATATGTGTTGGAATTCTTTGAATCCATGGGTTTCAAATGTCCCGAAAGAAAAGGAGTTGCTGACTTCTTACAAGAA GTGACATCAAATAAAGATCAAGAGCAGTACTGGGCACATAGAGATGAACCTTATACTTATGTTTCTGTCAAGAATTTTTCTGAagcatttcaatcatttcatGTTGGAAGGAATCTAGGAACTGAGCTTGCTGTTCCTTTTGACAAATCCAAGAGTCATCCTGCTGCATTAACCACAGAGAAGTTTGGCGTTAGCAAAAAGGAACTTCTGAAAGCTTGCATATCGAGAGAATTTCTTCTTATGAAAAGGAACTCATTTGTCTATGCATTTCAATTGCTAAAA ATATTCTTGATGGCTCTGATAACAATGACAGTGTTTCTGCGAACTAAGATGCACAAGGAAACTACAAATGATGGTCAGATTTTCATGGGGGCTCTGTTTTTTACAACAGTCATGATCATGTTCAATGGATTCGCAGAGCTTGCTTTTACGATTTTGAAGCTTCCTGTCTTTTACAAACAACGCGACCTTCTTCTCTTCCCTGCATGGGCATATGCGCTGCCTACATGGATACTGAAGATCCCATTCACGCTGTTAGAGAGTGGAGTTTGGGTTGCTATGACATACTATGTAACTGGATATGATTCAAATGTTGGAAG GTTTTTCAGACAGTACCTTGTGCTCATATTTATTGGCCAGATGGCGTCAGGGCTATTTCGCCTTATGGCGTCATTGGGAAGGAATATGGTCATTGCAAACACATTTGGATCATTTGTATTGGTCGCATTTCTAGCATTGGGGGGATATGTTTTGTCTCATG ataaaattaaaaaatggtgGATTTGGGGATACTGGATTTCCCCTATGACGTATGCAGAGAATGCTATTTCTGTTAACGAGTTCCTGGGGAATAGTTGGAGACAT TTGTCTGCTGGATCAGGAAAACCCTTAGGAGTTTCAGTTTTGAAGGCTCGAGGCATTTTTGTGGAGGGCCGCTGGTACTGGATTGGAGCTGCTGCTCTGTTTGGATATATACTTCTGTTCAATATCTTGTATACTTTGGCTTTAACTTTCCTGGAAC CACTTGAGAAGGCCCAGGCAGTTTTATCTGAAGAAACTTTGGCAGAGAGGAGCTCGATCAAGACAGGTGAGATTGTTGACTTATCAAGTGGGAA AGTGGCCAGCATTAGTGAAGATGAGCCAGAACGAAAACCAGGGATGGTCCTACCATTTGAGCCTTTTGCAATCACTTTTGACGACATAAGATATGCGGTAGACATGCCACAG GAAATGAAAGCGCAAGGACTTACTGAGGACAGACTTGAACTTTTAAAAGGTGTGAGTGGCTCTTTTAGGCCAGGGGTCTTGACAGCTCTGATGGGCGTTAGCGGGGCTGGTAAGACAACTCTGATGGATGTCTTGGCTGGTAGAAAAACAGGTGGTTATATTGAAGGAACAATCACCATATCAGGGTACCCAAAGAAGCAAGACACTTTTGCCCGTATAGCAGGATACTGTGAACAAAATGATATTCATTCACCTCATGTAACCGTATACGAGTCTTTGCAGTATTCTGCTTGGCTTCGGCTGCCCGCTGAAGCGGATGCTGCAACCAGAAAG ATGTTCGTTGAAGAAGTTATGGAACTTGTCGAGCTTACCTCATTGAAAGAGGCACTTGTTGGATTGCCTGGAGTGAATGGACTTTCAACTGAGCAGCGCAAGAGGCTGACAATTGCAGTTGAGCTTGTAGCTAATCCCTCAATTATATTCATGGATGAACCGACCTCTGGACTTGATGCCAGGGCTGCTGCCATAGTTATGAGAACAGTGAGAAACACAGTGGATACAGGTCGAACAGTAGTCTGCACCATCCATCAACCAAGCATTGATATATTTGATGCTTTTGATGAG CTGGTTCTTTTAAAACGTGGAGGCGAAGAGATATTTGTTGGTCCCTTGGGCCGCCATTGTGTAGATCTCATACGGTACTTTGAG GCCGTTGATGGAATAGACAAAATTAGAGATGGTTACAATCCTGCAACTTGGATGCTGGAAGTGTCTTCAATTGCACAAGAAACAGCTCTTGGAGTTAATTTCCCACAAATATATAAAGGCTCAGAACTTTATAG GAGAAACAAAGCACTAATCAAAGAACTAAGCACACCTGCTCCAGGCTCCAAAGAGTTGTACTTTCGCACTCGTTACTCTCAGCCATTCTTCATCCAGTTCATGGCTTGCTTATGGAAACAGCACTTGTCCTATTGGCGAAACCCACATTATACTGCAGTAAGACTGTTGTTTACAACAATTATAGCTTTGATGTTTGGAACAATATACTGGAAGCTCGGCTCCAAAAG GGAAAGGCTCCAGGATCTACTTAACGCCATGGGTTCTATGTATTCTGCTGTTTTATTTATGGGTATACAAAATGCAACGTCAGTTCAGCCTGTTGTTGCCATAGAGAGGACAGTATTCTACAGGGAAAGAGCAGCCGGAATGTATGCAGCTTTAGCATATGCTTTTGGACAG GTTGTTGTCGAGCTTCCTTACCTTCTGGTTCAGACAGTCATCTATGGAGTCCTAGTATATGCAATGATCGGATTCGAATGGACTGCTGCCAAGTTCTTTTGGTACTTATTCTTCATGTATTTTACCTTGTGGTACTTCACAGCTTATGGGATGATGACAGTGGCAGTTACACCAAACCAAAACATTGCTGCCATAGTTTCATCCTCATTTTACTCAATATGGAACCTTTTTTCAGGATTCATTGTTCCAAAGCCG AGAATTCCAGTTTGGTGGAGGTGGTATTATTACATCTCCCCTGTTGCTTGGACATTGTATGGTTTAGTTGCTTCACAGTTTGGAGACATAAAGGAAGAGATGATTGACACAAATCAAACAGTCAAAGACTTCATAAGAAGTTATTTTGGATTTAAGCATGATTTCCTGGGATTTGCGGCCCTCATAATAGTTGCATTTGCAACCAGTTTCACCTTCATCTTTGCCTTGTCAATCAAGATGTTTAACTTCCAGAAAAGATAA